A stretch of Chloroflexota bacterium DNA encodes these proteins:
- a CDS encoding mandelate racemase/muconate lactonizing enzyme family protein, whose amino-acid sequence MKIKKVEAMVLTCRLDKPIMDATYTLPHRSAVLVKIDTDEGISGIGEAAYFGGPPMITKMIIEKELADYLVGEDPMNIERLWETMYQRSIKHGRKGAIIASMSGIDIALWDIKARAVGMPLYRLLGGCYEQIRAYASAGFYAEGKGLKELADEMASYVKEGFTAVKMKIGRVSQAEDMARIKAVREAIGPGIDLLVDGNNVYTAYEAIKMARKMEEYDIFWFEEPVPAEDLEGSAKVAVAIDMPIAAGENEFTRYGFRDLIINQALDIAQPDTTWCGGITEAKKIAAMASAWNIICVPHSFSSAIALVSNLHFSASIPNGRLQEFDRNYNPLREELLTEPIRINKEGYIDLLDKPGLGVELSESAVKKYRVD is encoded by the coding sequence GTGAAAATCAAGAAAGTTGAAGCCATGGTCCTGACCTGTCGACTGGACAAGCCAATTATGGACGCCACGTATACCCTACCCCACCGCAGCGCCGTGCTGGTCAAAATCGATACGGATGAAGGGATATCAGGAATCGGTGAAGCCGCTTACTTCGGCGGTCCACCGATGATTACCAAAATGATAATCGAAAAGGAGCTCGCCGATTATCTTGTCGGAGAGGACCCGATGAACATCGAGCGACTCTGGGAGACGATGTACCAGCGGTCGATAAAACACGGACGCAAGGGTGCCATCATCGCCAGCATGAGCGGCATTGACATCGCGCTCTGGGACATCAAAGCCAGGGCGGTCGGGATGCCACTGTACAGGCTCCTCGGTGGCTGCTACGAGCAGATTCGAGCCTATGCCAGCGCCGGTTTCTATGCCGAGGGGAAAGGCCTGAAGGAACTGGCCGATGAAATGGCCTCATATGTGAAGGAAGGGTTCACCGCGGTCAAGATGAAAATCGGGCGCGTCAGCCAGGCCGAAGACATGGCGAGAATAAAAGCAGTCAGGGAAGCTATCGGCCCGGGCATCGACCTGCTCGTCGACGGGAATAATGTCTATACCGCCTACGAGGCGATAAAGATGGCCCGAAAGATGGAAGAATATGATATTTTCTGGTTTGAGGAACCGGTCCCGGCGGAAGACCTTGAGGGAAGTGCCAAGGTAGCTGTGGCCATCGATATGCCGATAGCCGCCGGTGAAAACGAGTTCACCCGCTACGGATTCCGCGACCTCATCATCAACCAGGCGCTCGATATCGCCCAGCCCGACACCACCTGGTGCGGCGGCATCACCGAGGCCAAAAAAATCGCCGCCATGGCCAGTGCCTGGAATATCATCTGTGTGCCCCATTCCTTTTCTTCCGCAATCGCGCTCGTTTCCAACCTGCATTTTAGCGCCTCGATACCGAACGGCCGGCTACAGGAATTCGACCGAAATTACAATCCGCTGCGTGAAGAGCTGCTGACCGAACCCATCAGAATCAATAAAGAAGGTTACATTGACCTCCTGGACAAGCCGGGCCTGGGGGTAGAACTGAGCGAGTCAGCGGTGAAAAAATACCGGGTGGACTGA
- the recG gene encoding ATP-dependent DNA helicase RecG, translated as MAASFEPLHKILELEQKKGYDNTAVIGGLNRFLQNWAGQVAEAIPDRSLLRRFQKLVAKADYASLSISQRREWVDSVFLLVAEIEGGAPAEAEPKRKAPPSSKAKRAKTVKAVAPVSGSGLDSPITTVRGISTSLATKFGKLGVKTVRDLLYFFPHRHLDYSQIKHISQLTEGDEQTIMANVWQAQVTRLGYRQGAEAIVGDETGNVRVVWFNQPYLAKRLPTNARIVLSGRVSLFKGRPVFESPEWEFAEDKDLIHTGRLVPVYSLTQGLYPRQVRKLMKEVVDQWAWQVEDFLPVGLRERCDLLELPQAISQAHYPEDEMVKNRARVRLAFDELFILQLGVMNRKHDWQEAQPGSAFTIDTALLDNFIESLPFRLTTAQQRVLKEMLGDMQRPQPMSRLLQGEVGSGKTVVATAALLMAVANGYQGAFMAPTEILAEQHFATLCQLLSGVGNQQEEAPYLKRFSGLLSRPITVALLIGDIPQSQKQELQQRIMDGDIDIAIGTHALIQKGVEFKQMGLAVVDEQHRFGVTQRSALRQKGFRPHMLVMTATPIPRTLALTLYGDLDLSVIDELPPGRQAVKTKWLRPQQRESAHNFIRKQVSAGHQAFIVCPLIEESEAIAAQAAVVEYERLSREVFPDLRLGLLHGRLPGEEKDGVMQRFRARKLDILVSTPVVEVGIDIPNATVMLIESADRFGLSQLHQFRGRVGRGEEQSYCILLAENPSEVGRERLDVIENVQDGFVLAEEDLKMRGPGEFFGTRQSGLPDLRMAKLSDVKILELARNEAIRLSQVDPGLKAPEHQLLARELARVWPKSNAGEWS; from the coding sequence GTGGCGGCCAGTTTTGAACCTCTGCACAAAATTCTGGAGCTGGAGCAAAAGAAGGGGTACGACAATACCGCGGTCATTGGTGGCCTTAACCGGTTTCTCCAGAACTGGGCGGGCCAGGTCGCGGAAGCCATCCCGGACCGAAGCCTCTTGCGCCGTTTCCAGAAACTCGTAGCCAAGGCGGATTACGCTTCTCTATCCATTTCACAGCGCCGGGAGTGGGTGGACAGCGTCTTCCTTCTGGTTGCCGAAATAGAAGGAGGCGCTCCTGCTGAGGCTGAACCGAAAAGAAAAGCACCGCCTTCCTCTAAAGCAAAGCGAGCAAAGACAGTTAAAGCGGTGGCGCCGGTCAGCGGGTCTGGCCTGGATTCGCCGATAACCACAGTCAGAGGCATCAGCACCAGCCTGGCAACCAAGTTCGGCAAGCTGGGAGTGAAGACGGTGCGCGACCTGCTCTATTTCTTCCCCCACCGCCATCTTGACTACAGCCAGATAAAGCACATCTCGCAATTAACTGAGGGCGATGAGCAGACCATAATGGCCAATGTGTGGCAGGCACAGGTCACCCGTCTGGGTTATCGACAGGGAGCGGAGGCGATTGTCGGCGATGAGACGGGAAATGTGCGGGTCGTGTGGTTCAATCAGCCCTATCTGGCCAAAAGGCTGCCGACCAATGCTCGCATCGTCCTGAGCGGTCGGGTCAGCCTGTTCAAAGGGCGCCCTGTCTTTGAGTCTCCGGAGTGGGAATTTGCCGAAGATAAGGACTTAATCCACACCGGTCGGCTGGTCCCTGTTTATTCACTGACACAGGGGCTGTACCCACGCCAGGTGAGAAAACTGATGAAAGAGGTGGTCGACCAGTGGGCGTGGCAGGTGGAGGATTTCCTGCCGGTGGGATTGAGAGAGCGCTGCGACCTGCTGGAACTGCCGCAGGCAATCAGTCAGGCACACTATCCCGAAGACGAAATGGTAAAAAACAGGGCAAGAGTGCGTCTGGCATTTGATGAGCTTTTTATCCTGCAGCTTGGCGTAATGAACCGCAAACACGACTGGCAGGAGGCCCAGCCGGGCAGCGCCTTTACCATTGACACGGCACTTTTAGACAATTTCATCGAATCGCTGCCCTTCAGGCTCACGACGGCGCAGCAGCGGGTGCTGAAGGAGATGCTGGGTGATATGCAGAGACCGCAGCCGATGTCCCGCTTGCTGCAGGGGGAGGTGGGGAGCGGTAAAACGGTGGTGGCCACCGCGGCGCTCCTGATGGCGGTCGCCAACGGCTATCAGGGCGCTTTCATGGCCCCGACCGAGATTCTGGCCGAACAGCATTTTGCCACGCTCTGCCAGCTTCTCTCCGGTGTTGGGAATCAGCAAGAAGAAGCGCCCTATCTGAAACGATTTTCCGGCTTGCTATCTCGCCCCATCACGGTAGCGCTGCTCATCGGTGATATCCCCCAGTCTCAGAAGCAGGAGCTCCAGCAGCGCATTATGGATGGAGACATCGACATCGCCATCGGCACGCACGCCCTCATTCAGAAAGGTGTTGAGTTTAAACAAATGGGGCTGGCGGTGGTCGATGAGCAGCACCGCTTTGGCGTGACCCAGCGCTCGGCGCTGCGGCAGAAGGGGTTCCGACCTCACATGCTCGTTATGACGGCCACGCCCATCCCACGCACACTGGCGCTGACCCTGTACGGCGACCTTGACCTTTCCGTCATCGATGAGCTGCCGCCGGGAAGGCAGGCCGTGAAGACCAAGTGGCTCAGACCGCAGCAGCGGGAAAGCGCCCACAACTTCATCCGCAAACAGGTGTCCGCCGGCCATCAGGCATTCATCGTCTGTCCGCTCATTGAAGAATCGGAGGCAATTGCTGCTCAGGCAGCGGTGGTGGAATACGAGAGACTGTCGCGTGAGGTCTTTCCCGACCTGCGGCTCGGCCTGCTGCACGGTCGACTGCCAGGTGAGGAAAAGGACGGAGTCATGCAGCGCTTCCGCGCCCGGAAGCTGGACATCCTGGTCTCGACCCCGGTGGTGGAGGTCGGCATTGACATCCCTAACGCCACGGTGATGCTCATTGAGAGCGCCGACCGTTTTGGCCTTTCCCAGCTGCACCAGTTCCGTGGCCGCGTCGGGCGGGGGGAGGAACAGAGCTACTGCATACTGCTCGCCGAGAACCCGTCCGAGGTGGGCAGGGAACGTCTGGACGTTATCGAGAATGTTCAGGATGGCTTTGTCCTGGCAGAAGAAGACCTGAAAATGCGCGGTCCAGGCGAGTTCTTTGGCACGCGTCAGAGTGGTCTACCCGACCTTCGTATGGCCAAGCTCTCCGACGTCAAGATTCTGGAACTGGCCCGCAACGAAGCCATCAGACTTTCCCAGGTAGACCCGGGTCTGAAAGCGCCCGAACATCAGCTTTTAGCCCGCGAACTGGCGAGGGTATGGCCGAAGTCCAATGCCGGTGAATGGAGCTAG
- a CDS encoding DegV family protein produces MPVKVVTDSVADLPPQVVDELGITVIPLNVRFGDKVFRDGIDLTTEQFYQELTRSKIFPVTSVPSPVTFADAYDKLAEETDEILAIMLSSKLSATHEVAVQSIGLMKQPCRVEVIDSEHAVMAQGFLVMAAARAAQAGAKLDELIAMVRSNIPRVDMRAAFDTLEYLRRGGRIGAAQALLGAALRIHPLITMKDGVVEPAGRARSRAKAMDHLYQFAADYKRIEEMAVEEAACPEDADLLTDRLGNLFPRERIYRTKTTPVIGAHTGPGLLLVALMGDK; encoded by the coding sequence ATGCCGGTAAAGGTTGTGACCGATAGTGTCGCTGACCTGCCGCCTCAGGTAGTCGATGAACTGGGAATTACCGTCATCCCGCTCAATGTCCGCTTCGGTGATAAGGTATTTCGTGACGGCATTGACCTGACCACCGAGCAGTTCTATCAGGAGCTTACGCGCAGTAAAATCTTCCCGGTAACATCCGTGCCTTCGCCAGTAACCTTTGCCGATGCCTATGATAAACTGGCCGAAGAAACGGACGAGATTCTGGCTATCATGCTTTCCTCCAAGCTCAGCGCCACCCACGAGGTGGCGGTGCAGAGCATCGGTCTGATGAAGCAGCCTTGCCGCGTTGAGGTAATCGATTCCGAACATGCGGTCATGGCACAGGGATTTCTGGTTATGGCTGCCGCCAGAGCGGCACAGGCCGGGGCTAAACTGGACGAACTCATAGCAATGGTGCGCAGCAATATCCCTCGCGTTGATATGCGGGCTGCCTTTGACACGCTGGAGTACCTGAGAAGGGGCGGACGCATCGGTGCTGCCCAGGCGCTGCTGGGGGCGGCGCTCAGGATACATCCCCTCATCACCATGAAAGACGGCGTGGTGGAGCCGGCGGGGAGGGCACGTTCCAGGGCCAAGGCAATGGACCATCTGTACCAGTTTGCCGCCGATTACAAAAGAATTGAAGAGATGGCGGTGGAGGAAGCTGCCTGCCCTGAGGATGCTGATTTACTGACCGACAGGCTGGGCAATTTATTCCCCAGAGAGCGCATTTACCGGACCAAGACCACCCCGGTGATCGGCGCACATACCGGTCCCGGCCTGCTTCTGGTGGCGTTGATGGGAGATAAATAA
- a CDS encoding DegV family protein, with translation MAVKIVTDSLSDITDDLARELGVTVVPLYVRFGEEVFRDRVEMTTDEFYHKLVHGDTFPTTTQPPPGDFVDVYKKLAKETDEILVIVVSSKLSGTYQSALQAKDMIEEKCRIEVIDSLTVAMGFGLIVIEAAKAAKAGAKLDELADLVRKAMPRSHLIIYFDTLKYLAKGGRIGKAQGLMGAMLSIKPILTIKDGEMAPLTRVRSPAAGMDYLYNFVPGFSKIAALAVEHATTPDEADGLVERLSSIVPKERIYRSIVSPVLGTHAGPNALALTVLEAE, from the coding sequence ATGGCAGTTAAAATCGTTACCGATAGCCTATCTGATATTACCGATGACTTAGCCCGGGAGTTGGGAGTTACCGTAGTGCCACTCTATGTGCGTTTTGGCGAGGAGGTCTTCCGGGATAGAGTGGAAATGACTACCGATGAGTTTTACCACAAACTGGTTCATGGTGATACCTTTCCCACGACCACGCAGCCTCCACCAGGCGATTTTGTTGATGTGTATAAGAAACTGGCCAAGGAAACCGATGAAATTCTGGTTATTGTAGTATCCAGCAAGCTCAGCGGTACCTATCAGTCGGCACTGCAGGCCAAGGATATGATAGAGGAGAAGTGCCGAATTGAAGTCATTGACTCACTAACGGTGGCCATGGGTTTTGGGTTGATAGTTATTGAAGCGGCGAAAGCGGCCAAGGCGGGGGCGAAACTTGACGAGCTGGCTGACCTGGTGCGCAAAGCCATGCCCCGGTCGCATCTTATTATATATTTTGACACTCTCAAATATCTGGCCAAGGGGGGACGTATCGGTAAGGCACAGGGGTTGATGGGCGCAATGTTATCCATAAAGCCGATACTTACCATAAAAGATGGCGAGATGGCCCCCTTGACCAGGGTAAGGTCTCCCGCAGCGGGTATGGATTATCTATACAATTTTGTGCCCGGCTTCTCCAAGATTGCGGCACTGGCAGTCGAACATGCCACCACACCCGATGAAGCGGATGGGCTGGTTGAGCGCCTCAGCTCCATTGTTCCTAAAGAGCGCATCTATCGGTCAATAGTCAGCCCGGTACTGGGGACACATGCCGGTCCAAATGCCCTAGCGCTAACTGTTTTGGAGGCAGAATAG
- a CDS encoding DAK2 domain-containing protein, which produces MKKVSSIGGQELREMFAAATGWLEKSSADIDALNVFPVPDGDTGTNMLLTMRATIEEAYRAPDHSASAVAHAMAHGALMGARGNSGVILSQILRGLAQKLTEKESFNATDLADALQESSVMAYKGLSNPVEGTMLTVIKDVAAAVQAEAAGNGRDIVAVMETAVNAAGESVANTPNLLNVLREAGVVDAGGQGLHTILDGALHYLRGEMEQMRFRKPQIIVTDMHATKLPQMIAADEIPYGYCTEFLLKGEKLASDKIRKKLEKKGESLIVVGDDTAARIHIHTLEPGDVVSYAGSLGTLHQVSIRNMDEQHHDFLEMRKDKGPAVDTAIVAVVAGEGLADVFTSLGVTAIVPGGQTMNPSTKDLLQAVEQTASDKAIILPNNKNIVATANRVQSLTEKKIEVVPSKTIPQGVAALLAFDYEADLESNIQIMTRALATVKTVEICRAVRSAKLGDLKIRRKQPIGFLDGDLLAVGESALEVLNKMLSKLELSKIEVITVYYGADTKSAEAEQVASDIRNQYPQLQIEVVRGGQPHYNYIISIE; this is translated from the coding sequence ATGAAGAAAGTAAGCTCCATCGGTGGCCAGGAATTACGGGAAATGTTCGCCGCGGCTACCGGTTGGTTGGAGAAAAGTTCTGCCGATATCGACGCATTGAACGTGTTCCCGGTGCCTGATGGTGATACCGGAACCAATATGCTGCTTACCATGCGCGCCACCATTGAGGAGGCCTACCGGGCCCCTGACCACAGCGCTTCGGCAGTGGCTCATGCCATGGCACACGGGGCGTTGATGGGGGCGCGGGGTAACAGCGGTGTTATTCTCTCCCAGATTCTACGCGGGCTGGCACAGAAACTGACGGAGAAAGAATCTTTTAACGCAACTGACCTGGCCGATGCTTTGCAGGAATCGTCGGTAATGGCGTACAAGGGGCTCAGCAACCCGGTGGAAGGGACGATGCTGACCGTGATAAAGGATGTGGCCGCAGCGGTGCAGGCAGAAGCGGCCGGTAATGGCAGAGATATAGTGGCAGTCATGGAAACGGCGGTCAACGCCGCCGGCGAGTCGGTGGCCAACACACCTAACCTCCTCAATGTGCTGCGTGAGGCCGGCGTGGTTGATGCCGGCGGACAGGGACTGCATACCATTCTCGATGGTGCCCTGCACTACCTCAGAGGGGAGATGGAGCAGATGCGGTTCCGCAAGCCGCAGATTATCGTCACCGATATGCACGCCACCAAACTGCCGCAGATGATTGCCGCCGACGAGATACCCTATGGATACTGCACCGAATTTCTCCTCAAGGGTGAAAAGCTGGCCTCGGACAAGATACGGAAGAAGCTGGAAAAGAAAGGCGAATCGCTCATTGTGGTCGGTGATGATACCGCAGCTCGGATTCATATTCACACCCTTGAGCCGGGTGATGTTGTATCATACGCCGGCAGCCTTGGTACCCTGCATCAGGTATCGATACGGAATATGGACGAGCAGCATCATGACTTTCTGGAAATGCGCAAAGACAAGGGTCCAGCGGTGGACACGGCCATTGTGGCGGTTGTCGCGGGAGAAGGGCTGGCTGACGTTTTCACCAGCCTCGGGGTAACGGCCATCGTTCCCGGCGGGCAGACGATGAATCCCAGCACCAAAGATTTGCTTCAGGCGGTTGAGCAAACCGCCTCCGACAAGGCGATAATTCTGCCCAATAATAAAAACATCGTGGCCACCGCCAACCGGGTGCAGTCGCTCACGGAAAAGAAAATTGAGGTAGTGCCTTCGAAGACTATCCCGCAGGGAGTGGCGGCACTGCTGGCCTTTGACTATGAAGCGGACCTGGAATCAAATATCCAGATAATGACCAGAGCCCTGGCGACGGTGAAAACAGTCGAGATATGCCGCGCCGTGCGCTCGGCCAAGCTGGGTGATTTGAAAATCAGAAGGAAACAGCCGATTGGCTTTCTGGACGGTGACCTGCTTGCGGTGGGGGAAAGCGCCCTTGAGGTGCTCAATAAAATGCTGTCCAAGCTGGAACTGAGTAAAATTGAAGTAATCACCGTTTACTACGGAGCTGATACCAAGTCGGCTGAAGCGGAGCAGGTGGCGAGCGATATTCGCAACCAGTATCCGCAGCTGCAGATCGAGGTGGTTAGAGGCGGGCAGCCGCACTATAACTATATTATATCTATTGAGTAA
- the rpmB gene encoding 50S ribosomal protein L28, with the protein MKCDICGKSPQFGHNVSHSKRHTNRRFVPNIHPATVTINGQLKRLNLCTRCLRTQHKVMKAA; encoded by the coding sequence TTGAAGTGCGATATATGCGGTAAATCACCCCAGTTCGGCCATAATGTGAGTCACTCCAAACGGCATACCAACCGCCGCTTTGTACCTAACATTCACCCGGCCACGGTTACGATAAACGGTCAGCTCAAGCGCCTCAACCTGTGTACCAGATGCCTGCGCACCCAGCATAAAGTGATGAAAGCGGCCTAG